A region of bacterium (Candidatus Blackallbacteria) CG13_big_fil_rev_8_21_14_2_50_49_14 DNA encodes the following proteins:
- the tsaB gene encoding tRNA (adenosine(37)-N6)-threonylcarbamoyltransferase complex dimerization subunit type 1 TsaB: MLILGIDTTQSNAQIALLQNKQKLAVCEFFLERMESLPALLHDLFQERGILPAELGGIGFVKGPGNYTGIRAGLMVVKTLTSLYNLPLWGFTRLETALYSLRHLNTAISPVFNVRQGQFYTAWGQWQKDQAQYLLEPDTWALEAWISKLEQSVEGSLPFIISNEPLDINLPWLPLGNMALAVAELSAEKIAAQQTAPEVLPFYIRPAVQIPQGKKTSPPP, translated from the coding sequence ATGTTAATCTTAGGAATAGATACCACTCAGTCCAATGCACAAATTGCATTGCTCCAAAACAAGCAAAAATTAGCGGTCTGTGAATTCTTTTTAGAACGCATGGAAAGCTTACCAGCTCTTCTTCACGACCTGTTTCAAGAGCGCGGAATTTTACCTGCTGAGCTGGGGGGAATTGGGTTTGTAAAGGGGCCGGGGAACTATACCGGGATCCGTGCGGGTTTGATGGTGGTTAAGACGTTAACCTCTCTTTATAACCTGCCGCTCTGGGGCTTTACACGGCTTGAAACAGCGCTGTATAGCTTGCGCCATCTGAATACAGCCATCAGCCCCGTTTTTAACGTGCGCCAAGGCCAGTTCTATACAGCCTGGGGGCAATGGCAAAAAGACCAAGCCCAGTATCTGCTTGAGCCCGATACCTGGGCCCTGGAGGCCTGGATTTCAAAACTTGAGCAAAGCGTGGAAGGCTCCCTCCCTTTCATCATCAGCAATGAACCCCTGGATATCAATCTCCCCTGGCTGCCTCTTGGCAATATGGCCCTGGCAGTAGCTGAACTCAGTGCTGAAAAAATAGCGGCTCAGCAAACTGCCCCTGAAGTCCTTCCTTTCTATATTCGACCCGCCGTTCAAATTCCACAAGGAAAAAAAACTTCCCCCCCCCCATAA
- the gyrB gene encoding DNA topoisomerase (ATP-hydrolyzing) subunit B has product MLEQKEKNLETLLPTEEVSLPPEKTQYDAADIQVLEGLEPVRKRPGMYIGSTGEAGLHHLVYEVVDNSIDEAMAGYCTDISITLEPNGCVRVEDNGRGIPVDVHEKTGKSALETVMTVLHAGGKFGKGGYKVSGGLHGVGVSVVNALSEFCEVRVKRNGKLYFQRYERGAPQGEIKIIEEGIEGTGTITRFMPDNQIMETLEFKPEILAKRFHELSFLNKGITIRFTVISLDPETGEEKIQKEVYHHTGGIVDFVNHMNESKEALYPEPIYIQGEKDDVVVEVSIQHSTAYTENVLSFVNSINTIHGGTHVTGFRSALTRIINEYGRRANLLKESDENLTGDDTREGLTAIINIKIPEPQFEGQTKAKLGNTEARGAVEQVVAERLSDFLDRNPTEARLLINKAIDACRARLAAKKARELVRRKSVLESTTLPGKLADCSEKDPAKSELFLVEGDSAGGSAKQGRDRHFQAILPLRGKILNIEKAREDKIYGNNEIQAILVATGIAAAKDSAENDRNNAPEEDEDAFASFDVSKLRYHKIVIMTDADVDGAHIRTLLLTFFYRFARPLVDQGFVYVAQPPLYKVEIGQKAHYVYNERELNEFLAETKRKNVNVSRFKGLGEMMPTQLWDTTMDPEQRTLLQVKVDDAAEADRIFTILMGSKVETRREFIEKYAREVKNLDV; this is encoded by the coding sequence ATGCTCGAACAAAAAGAAAAGAATCTGGAAACACTCTTACCAACTGAAGAAGTTTCCCTGCCCCCCGAAAAAACACAATACGATGCCGCTGATATTCAAGTACTGGAAGGTCTTGAGCCTGTTCGCAAACGTCCAGGCATGTATATCGGCAGCACAGGCGAGGCAGGCCTGCATCATCTGGTGTATGAAGTCGTTGACAATTCCATCGACGAGGCCATGGCTGGTTATTGTACAGATATCTCGATTACCCTGGAACCCAATGGTTGCGTAAGGGTCGAAGACAATGGCCGTGGTATTCCTGTAGATGTACATGAAAAGACAGGCAAATCCGCCTTAGAAACGGTCATGACCGTCTTACACGCCGGTGGTAAATTTGGCAAAGGCGGCTATAAGGTTTCAGGGGGTTTGCACGGCGTAGGTGTTTCCGTCGTCAATGCTCTGAGTGAATTTTGCGAAGTGCGGGTCAAACGCAACGGCAAACTTTATTTTCAGCGCTATGAGCGGGGTGCCCCTCAAGGTGAGATCAAAATCATCGAAGAGGGCATTGAAGGCACGGGTACGATTACCCGCTTTATGCCCGATAACCAAATCATGGAAACCCTCGAATTCAAACCTGAAATTCTTGCCAAACGGTTTCATGAACTTTCTTTTCTGAACAAGGGCATTACGATTCGCTTTACCGTGATCAGCCTCGACCCTGAAACCGGCGAAGAAAAAATACAAAAAGAGGTTTACCACCATACCGGTGGGATTGTTGATTTCGTCAATCACATGAACGAAAGCAAAGAAGCCCTTTACCCCGAACCGATTTATATTCAGGGCGAAAAAGATGATGTGGTCGTTGAAGTTTCGATTCAGCACAGCACTGCTTATACTGAAAATGTGCTGAGTTTCGTCAACAGTATCAATACGATTCACGGCGGAACCCATGTCACCGGCTTTCGTTCTGCCCTGACCCGCATTATTAACGAGTATGGCCGCCGTGCCAATCTGCTCAAGGAAAGCGACGAAAATCTGACCGGCGATGATACCCGTGAAGGTTTGACTGCGATTATCAATATTAAAATTCCTGAACCCCAGTTCGAAGGCCAGACCAAAGCCAAGCTGGGCAATACCGAAGCCCGTGGTGCGGTAGAACAGGTGGTCGCAGAGCGACTCTCTGATTTCCTGGATCGCAACCCGACAGAAGCCCGCTTGCTGATCAACAAGGCGATCGATGCCTGTCGGGCCCGTTTGGCAGCGAAAAAAGCACGTGAACTGGTCCGACGCAAATCGGTACTGGAATCCACTACCCTGCCCGGCAAACTGGCCGACTGCAGTGAAAAAGATCCAGCCAAAAGCGAATTGTTTCTGGTCGAAGGAGATTCCGCCGGCGGTTCAGCTAAACAAGGCCGCGACCGCCACTTCCAGGCCATTCTGCCCTTGCGCGGTAAAATTCTGAATATTGAAAAAGCCCGTGAAGACAAAATTTACGGCAATAACGAAATTCAAGCCATTTTGGTGGCTACAGGCATTGCCGCCGCCAAAGATTCAGCAGAAAATGACCGCAACAACGCCCCAGAAGAAGACGAAGATGCCTTTGCCTCCTTTGATGTCAGCAAACTGCGCTATCACAAAATCGTGATCATGACAGATGCCGACGTAGATGGCGCACATATCCGCACGCTTCTGCTCACCTTCTTCTACCGCTTTGCCCGTCCTCTGGTGGATCAAGGCTTTGTGTATGTTGCCCAGCCCCCGCTTTACAAGGTAGAAATCGGTCAAAAAGCACATTATGTTTATAATGAACGTGAATTGAACGAGTTTCTGGCCGAAACCAAGCGTAAAAATGTCAATGTTTCACGCTTTAAAGGTCTGGGAGAAATGATGCCCACCCAACTCTGGGATACCACCATGGATCCTGAACAGCGCACCCTCCTGCAGGTCAAGGTCGATGATGCGGCGGAAGCCGATCGGATCTTTACCATTCTGATGGGCAGCAAAGTCGAAACACGCCGCGAGTTTATTGAGAAATACGCCCGTGAAGTGAAAAATCTCGACGTTTAA